The following proteins come from a genomic window of Nautilia profundicola AmH:
- a CDS encoding iron-sulfur cluster assembly scaffold protein NifU — protein MGRNDLITGNVWEQYSNKVIDRMNNPKYLGEFTEEDAKKRGLKLVVADFGSEACGDAVRLYWLVDPKTDKIVDARFKSFGCGTAIASSDMMTELTIGKTVDEAMKITNLDVEKALRDDPNTPAFPPQKMHCSVMAYDVIIEAAAKYKGKNADELRDNEIVCECARVTRKEIEDIIRKHNVKTVEELQKYTDAGKYCKSCVAPGGHEEKPVYLVDIIKEVQEQMKKENLKNATETEDFEKMSLIKKIKAIEEFLDTKIKPMLAMDGGSLELLDIREEDGITKVYIRYMGACATCASGGVTLLAIEDEMKKHFKTDKIKIEQI, from the coding sequence ATGGGAAGAAACGATTTAATAACAGGAAATGTGTGGGAGCAGTATTCAAATAAAGTAATAGACAGAATGAACAATCCGAAATACCTTGGAGAGTTTACGGAAGAGGATGCGAAAAAAAGAGGGCTTAAACTTGTAGTTGCTGATTTCGGTAGTGAAGCGTGCGGTGATGCCGTAAGACTTTACTGGCTGGTGGATCCTAAAACGGATAAAATCGTTGATGCGAGATTCAAAAGTTTCGGATGCGGTACCGCAATTGCTTCATCAGATATGATGACGGAACTCACTATCGGAAAAACGGTGGATGAAGCTATGAAAATTACAAACCTCGATGTTGAAAAAGCACTAAGAGACGATCCGAACACACCTGCGTTTCCACCTCAAAAGATGCACTGCAGCGTAATGGCTTATGACGTTATTATCGAAGCGGCTGCAAAATATAAAGGCAAAAACGCAGATGAACTTAGAGATAACGAAATAGTGTGTGAGTGTGCAAGGGTTACAAGAAAAGAAATTGAAGATATTATTAGAAAACACAACGTAAAAACGGTTGAAGAACTTCAAAAGTACACAGATGCCGGAAAATACTGCAAAAGCTGCGTAGCTCCGGGCGGACATGAGGAAAAACCCGTTTATCTTGTGGATATAATTAAAGAAGTTCAGGAACAGATGAAAAAAGAAAACCTCAAAAATGCCACTGAAACTGAAGATTTTGAAAAAATGAGCCTTATTAAAAAAATAAAAGCGATTGAGGAATTTTTAGATACTAAAATAAAACCGATGCTTGCAATGGACGGAGGTAGTCTGGAACTTCTCGATATAAGAGAAGAAGACGGAATCACAAAAGTTTACATCAGATATATGGGTGCATGTGCAACTTGCGCAAGCGGAGGCGTTACGCTTCTTGCGATAGAAGATGAAATGAAAAAACACTTCAAAACCGATAAAATCAAAATAGAACAAATATAA
- a CDS encoding EAL domain-containing protein — protein sequence MKLSKLLKQKLLNDEIVKDSFSEEDIERIAKVLEEFLSSETIDEEVCYNFYKEMKLPYSIVYRSFGLIKEEIKDKQIREKLNKLLNITAKVYIKKEISSLKTLILQKQKHDFLLFKAHEEWIEQIVKAVKNDNLKDFPIVDAKKCKFKKYLSYLESLMICLDVNLCVYIHDLHNLIHTLANSFYVFYKKGYYAESYFVFRDLKEQILKFYNTLNELYMATFTNIEKSFFDLIEILVKSKTLYVAVIDLKNLKTMNSLFNENTVTNAKIILYNKLHNIYKDKKNFLLIQGSSNDFYFIGTDIDFHTFEKEIDHIHKVICETIEINGEKINFDGAIFGIKLDRYTQIQIKDLINYFRFLKQAAKEEHKNIILNNKENHLEDWIKNQIDIKFIKEKIEKKEIDVMFQPIFTAKDNEVFSLEALGRIVDKGKLIPAGMFIDHIYSMNKIAEFDMVVLDKILEKEHLIKQITNRIFLNISFEALKNDEYIKKLNMIIKKIDVDIVLELTEQRFVENLELIESINKNTNTYFAVDDFGSGYSSILLVINLLRRDMIRVLKIDGTLVKGLKDDEFLKKAIKIIVGFRKEFDLHLVAEFVEDKETLEFLKDAGVDLLQGYYLSMPKTIEELLIEKEERIREIVN from the coding sequence ATGAAACTAAGCAAACTTTTAAAACAAAAATTATTAAATGACGAAATTGTCAAAGACTCTTTTAGTGAAGAGGATATAGAACGTATTGCAAAAGTTTTGGAAGAGTTCTTGTCATCGGAAACTATTGATGAAGAGGTTTGTTATAATTTTTATAAGGAAATGAAACTACCGTATTCTATTGTATACCGTTCATTCGGTCTTATAAAAGAAGAAATAAAAGACAAACAAATCAGAGAAAAACTTAATAAACTTCTAAACATTACCGCTAAGGTATATATAAAAAAAGAGATATCTTCTTTAAAAACACTAATACTTCAAAAACAAAAACATGATTTTTTACTTTTTAAAGCTCATGAAGAATGGATAGAACAAATCGTTAAAGCAGTAAAAAATGATAATTTAAAAGATTTTCCTATAGTAGATGCAAAAAAATGTAAATTTAAAAAATATCTTTCTTATTTAGAATCTTTAATGATATGCTTAGACGTTAATCTATGCGTTTATATTCATGATTTGCACAATTTAATACATACGCTTGCAAATTCTTTTTATGTTTTTTATAAAAAAGGATATTACGCCGAATCATATTTTGTATTTAGAGATTTAAAAGAGCAGATTTTAAAGTTTTATAATACTTTAAATGAACTTTATATGGCTACTTTTACAAATATAGAAAAAAGCTTTTTCGATTTAATTGAAATTTTAGTTAAAAGCAAAACATTATATGTAGCTGTAATTGATTTAAAAAATTTAAAAACAATGAACAGTTTATTTAATGAAAACACCGTAACAAATGCAAAAATCATATTGTACAACAAGCTACATAACATATATAAAGATAAAAAAAATTTCCTTTTGATTCAAGGTTCGAGTAATGATTTTTATTTTATAGGGACTGATATTGATTTTCATACTTTTGAAAAAGAAATAGATCACATACACAAAGTAATCTGTGAAACTATTGAAATAAACGGAGAAAAAATAAATTTTGACGGTGCAATTTTCGGTATTAAATTGGATAGATATACACAAATACAAATAAAAGATTTGATCAATTATTTCCGATTTTTGAAACAAGCAGCAAAAGAAGAACATAAAAACATAATCTTAAATAATAAAGAAAATCATCTTGAAGACTGGATTAAAAATCAAATAGATATTAAATTTATTAAAGAAAAAATCGAAAAAAAAGAGATAGATGTAATGTTTCAGCCTATTTTTACTGCAAAAGATAATGAGGTTTTTTCTTTGGAAGCTCTCGGAAGAATTGTTGACAAAGGCAAATTAATTCCTGCAGGTATGTTTATTGACCATATTTACTCTATGAATAAAATTGCCGAGTTTGATATGGTGGTACTTGATAAGATTTTAGAAAAAGAGCATTTAATAAAACAAATAACGAATAGAATATTTTTAAATATTTCGTTTGAGGCTTTGAAAAATGACGAATATATTAAAAAATTAAATATGATTATTAAAAAAATCGACGTTGATATAGTTTTGGAGTTGACTGAACAACGTTTTGTAGAAAATTTAGAATTAATTGAAAGTATAAATAAAAATACAAATACATATTTTGCAGTAGACGATTTCGGTAGCGGTTATTCTTCTATATTGCTTGTAATAAATCTTTTAAGAAGAGATATGATAAGGGTTTTGAAAATAGACGGAACTTTGGTTAAAGGTTTAAAAGACGACGAATTTTTAAAAAAAGCAATAAAAATAATTGTAGGATTCAGAAAAGAATTCGATCTACATTTGGTTGCTGAATTTGTTGAAGATAAAGAAACTCTTGAATTTTTAAAAGATGCAGGTGTAGACTTATTGCAAGGTTATTATCTTTCTATGCCTAAAACGATTGAAGAGCTATTGATAGAAAAAGAGGAGAGAATAAGAGAAATCGTTAATTAA
- a CDS encoding L-aspartate oxidase, translating to MKYDILVIGSGIAGMMAAIEAKELGSNIAIVTKKSPMANNSFMAKGGINAALNNMEDGDSIEHHIQDTLKGGVGIADEEAVRIFCEQAPQVVRELHRRFKVPFNTLPNGKLAQRPFGGTKFKRTVYAADATGPAIMKALNKALKDLGIDIIKNHLALNLLVNDGKIAGVTFLDEKTNELRVIQAKAVIVATGGYAGLYKGYTTNVNDATGDGVAMGLRAGLEGMDMEFIQFHPTGLEGSNYLISEAARGEGGKLINSEGKEFVDELNTRDFVTRAIVKQLQRGKKVYLDLTDIPEDIINTKLINLKKRVKSLKGIDIAKEPIPITPLAHYTMGGIKTDTYCFTDIEGLFYAGEAGNNGVNGANRLGGNSLSEGAVFGKIAGYQAVKYSHRQQSYVDLPNEQIEKDKDLLNKLNNTKIDAKELKHKLGDLLFNKVGIIRNGYQLKKALETLNEMKNNLESENDSSIQEKIELINGIDIATAIAKAALDREESRGAHFRLDFPESDHAFLGHTYTKLN from the coding sequence ATGAAATATGATATTTTGGTAATTGGAAGCGGAATTGCCGGAATGATGGCTGCAATTGAAGCAAAAGAATTAGGAAGCAATATAGCTATCGTTACAAAAAAATCCCCTATGGCAAATAATTCTTTCATGGCCAAGGGAGGTATAAACGCGGCCCTTAACAATATGGAAGACGGTGATTCTATCGAACATCATATTCAGGATACATTAAAAGGTGGAGTAGGTATTGCTGACGAAGAAGCTGTCAGAATTTTTTGTGAACAAGCTCCTCAGGTTGTAAGGGAACTACATAGAAGATTTAAAGTCCCTTTTAATACGTTGCCTAACGGTAAACTTGCACAAAGACCTTTTGGCGGTACAAAATTTAAAAGAACAGTATATGCTGCGGATGCAACAGGTCCGGCTATTATGAAAGCATTAAATAAAGCTTTGAAAGATTTGGGCATTGATATTATTAAGAACCATTTAGCATTAAATTTACTTGTAAACGACGGAAAAATAGCAGGGGTTACATTTTTAGACGAAAAAACAAATGAATTAAGAGTTATTCAAGCAAAAGCGGTTATCGTAGCTACTGGAGGATATGCCGGACTTTACAAAGGTTATACTACAAATGTTAATGATGCCACCGGTGATGGTGTGGCTATGGGACTTAGAGCCGGTCTTGAGGGAATGGATATGGAGTTTATACAGTTTCATCCTACGGGACTTGAAGGCAGTAATTATTTGATCAGTGAGGCTGCAAGAGGAGAAGGAGGAAAGCTTATCAATAGTGAAGGTAAAGAATTCGTTGATGAATTAAATACGAGAGATTTCGTAACCCGTGCCATTGTTAAACAGCTTCAAAGAGGTAAAAAAGTATATTTGGATTTAACCGATATTCCGGAAGATATTATAAACACTAAACTTATTAACCTGAAAAAAAGAGTTAAGTCTTTAAAAGGTATCGATATTGCAAAAGAGCCTATCCCTATTACCCCGCTTGCTCATTATACAATGGGAGGTATCAAAACCGATACGTATTGTTTTACGGATATTGAAGGACTCTTTTATGCCGGAGAAGCTGGAAACAACGGAGTAAACGGTGCTAATAGACTCGGAGGTAATTCATTGAGTGAAGGTGCGGTTTTCGGTAAAATTGCTGGATATCAAGCTGTAAAATATTCTCACAGACAGCAGTCATACGTAGATTTACCGAATGAACAAATTGAAAAAGACAAAGATCTCTTAAACAAACTAAACAATACTAAAATTGATGCAAAAGAACTAAAACATAAACTTGGTGATTTACTGTTTAATAAAGTTGGCATTATAAGAAATGGTTATCAGCTTAAAAAAGCTCTTGAAACATTAAACGAAATGAAAAACAACCTTGAAAGTGAAAACGACTCGTCAATACAGGAAAAAATAGAACTTATCAATGGTATTGATATTGCAACGGCAATCGCAAAAGCCGCACTTGACAGAGAAGAAAGCAGAGGTGCACATTTCAGACTTGACTTCCCAGAAAGCGATCACGCGTTTTTAGGTCATACTTATACTAAGCTTAATTAA
- a CDS encoding plasminogen-binding N-terminal domain-containing protein has product MRWLFWLLAAVLLSGYEVSITNINGDVVTLDKYVKKGVSGVVLCPFEGKHIICAKAVTYGKKAKLKVYDNLKNEAFALPVVLPKKGDKILLAKNYNRILIIAPNQYLYLKTKENYKNAIIINPDNFAAFLEDIPTREEFINFAKKMDIGRYVFVLDKIYEVDADSFYAIKKYGKNSQKFKEMFFTTYPKFDINDKNMIAYYKSLIKE; this is encoded by the coding sequence ATGAGATGGTTGTTTTGGTTGTTAGCTGCGGTATTGTTAAGCGGTTATGAAGTAAGTATTACAAATATTAACGGAGATGTTGTAACATTAGACAAATATGTAAAAAAAGGTGTAAGCGGAGTAGTTTTATGTCCATTTGAAGGTAAGCATATAATTTGTGCAAAAGCCGTAACATACGGTAAAAAAGCTAAATTAAAAGTTTATGACAATTTAAAAAACGAAGCATTCGCTTTGCCTGTTGTATTACCGAAAAAAGGTGATAAAATCCTTCTTGCAAAGAATTATAATAGAATTCTGATAATCGCACCTAATCAATATCTGTATCTTAAAACAAAAGAAAATTACAAGAATGCAATTATTATAAATCCTGATAATTTCGCAGCCTTTTTAGAAGATATCCCCACAAGAGAGGAATTTATAAATTTTGCTAAAAAAATGGATATAGGAAGATATGTTTTCGTATTGGATAAAATTTATGAAGTAGATGCTGACAGTTTTTACGCAATAAAAAAATACGGGAAAAATTCTCAAAAATTTAAAGAAATGTTCTTTACAACATATCCTAAATTCGATATAAATGACAAAAATATGATTGCATATTATAAAAGTTTGATAAAGGAATAA
- a CDS encoding FAD-binding oxidoreductase, which translates to MIDAKHIDALKQIVGEEDVKIDKPHLRAYSYDATKEHYEPDAVVFPANEEEVSKVLKYCNENKIAIVPRGAGSGFTGGALPVNGGIVLALEKYMNKILEIDEKDMVAVVQPGVINADLQKAVEAKGLFYPPDPASMDYSTIGGNVSENAGGMRAAKYGLTKDYVMSLKAVLPNGDIIRAGKRTIKDVAGYNVAGILIASEGTLAVITEITLKLLPKPKLKKTYMGIFENVEQAMNAVYKSLAGGAMPVAMEFMDALVVKALREKLGVNLPEWAGALLVGDVDGNVDEEIDYQLNILEKSFKEEGAKEFRIAANDEEANEIWYARRNASPSITMYGSKKINEDISVPRSKLPEALNGIYAIAEKYNVLAPCFGHAGDGNIHVNVMVDGSNEDEVRRGYEAVEEIFKLVVELDGTLSGEHGIGISKAPFMKLAFTEEELNLFRRIKNAFDPNGILNPGKMGL; encoded by the coding sequence ATGATAGACGCAAAACATATTGATGCTTTAAAGCAAATTGTCGGTGAGGAAGATGTAAAAATAGATAAACCTCATTTAAGGGCCTATTCGTATGACGCTACAAAAGAACATTATGAACCGGATGCGGTGGTGTTTCCTGCGAACGAAGAAGAAGTAAGCAAAGTACTTAAATACTGTAACGAGAATAAGATAGCAATAGTTCCAAGAGGTGCCGGAAGCGGTTTTACCGGAGGTGCTTTGCCCGTTAACGGTGGGATTGTATTGGCACTTGAGAAATATATGAATAAAATTCTTGAAATTGACGAAAAAGACATGGTTGCGGTTGTTCAGCCTGGTGTTATTAATGCAGATCTACAAAAAGCAGTTGAAGCAAAAGGACTTTTTTATCCGCCTGATCCGGCAAGTATGGATTACTCAACTATAGGTGGAAATGTAAGTGAAAATGCGGGTGGTATGAGAGCTGCTAAATACGGGCTTACTAAAGACTATGTAATGAGTCTTAAAGCCGTACTTCCAAATGGAGACATCATAAGAGCCGGAAAAAGAACAATTAAAGATGTTGCGGGATATAATGTTGCCGGAATTTTAATTGCAAGTGAGGGTACTCTTGCTGTAATTACGGAAATTACATTGAAATTACTTCCAAAACCGAAACTTAAAAAAACATATATGGGAATTTTTGAAAACGTTGAACAGGCTATGAATGCGGTGTATAAATCACTTGCGGGTGGTGCGATGCCTGTAGCTATGGAGTTTATGGATGCTCTTGTAGTAAAAGCGCTTAGAGAAAAGTTAGGTGTGAATTTACCTGAATGGGCAGGGGCTCTTCTTGTAGGAGACGTAGACGGTAATGTTGACGAAGAGATTGATTATCAATTAAACATATTAGAAAAAAGCTTTAAAGAAGAAGGTGCTAAAGAATTCAGAATAGCAGCGAATGATGAAGAGGCAAACGAAATATGGTATGCAAGAAGAAATGCATCACCGTCAATCACAATGTATGGAAGTAAAAAAATTAACGAAGATATTTCGGTACCAAGAAGCAAATTACCCGAAGCATTAAACGGAATTTATGCTATTGCTGAAAAATACAATGTTTTAGCTCCTTGTTTCGGTCATGCTGGGGATGGTAATATTCATGTAAATGTTATGGTTGACGGTAGCAATGAAGATGAGGTTAGAAGAGGGTATGAAGCTGTTGAAGAAATATTTAAGCTTGTAGTGGAACTTGACGGAACGCTAAGCGGGGAACACGGTATAGGTATCAGTAAGGCTCCGTTTATGAAACTTGCCTTTACCGAAGAGGAGTTAAACCTTTTTAGAAGAATTAAAAATGCATTTGATCCGAACGGTATACTTAATCCCGGAAAAATGGGACTGTGA
- the xth gene encoding exodeoxyribonuclease III codes for MRICTFNVNSIRSRLEIVQNLIKEYDIDVLCMQEIKVEEDKFPKIDEEYECVIHGQKKLNGVAVCSRIPIEKYQKGFEGELEEARFIYSLIDEIHIINVYVPLGDNYGERFEYKIYFYNKLFEFLSRFDLSKDKVVLCGDMNVAYSDLDVWDPEIWEGEVTFLPEEKAMINNILNMGFVDVIREFNKNERVYTFYDYRGAKVYKNEGMRLDYVFLSPTLAKEVKNVEILTSVRRKRKPTPSDHVPIIVEL; via the coding sequence ATGAGAATATGTACGTTTAATGTAAATTCTATAAGAAGTAGACTTGAAATTGTTCAAAACCTTATTAAAGAATATGATATAGATGTGTTATGTATGCAGGAGATTAAAGTCGAAGAAGATAAATTTCCTAAAATTGACGAAGAGTACGAATGTGTAATACACGGACAAAAAAAACTAAACGGCGTGGCTGTATGTTCAAGAATTCCTATAGAAAAATATCAAAAGGGTTTTGAAGGAGAGCTTGAAGAAGCAAGATTTATATATTCTTTAATAGATGAAATTCATATAATTAACGTATATGTTCCGTTAGGGGATAATTACGGGGAAAGGTTTGAATATAAGATTTATTTTTATAATAAACTTTTTGAGTTTTTAAGCAGGTTTGATTTAAGTAAAGACAAAGTTGTTTTATGCGGCGATATGAATGTGGCTTATAGTGATTTGGATGTATGGGATCCTGAAATATGGGAAGGAGAAGTGACGTTCCTTCCCGAAGAAAAAGCAATGATAAATAATATTTTGAATATGGGGTTTGTAGACGTTATCAGAGAATTCAATAAAAATGAAAGAGTATATACATTTTATGATTACAGAGGTGCGAAAGTTTATAAAAATGAAGGAATGAGATTAGATTATGTGTTTCTTTCTCCTACTCTTGCTAAAGAAGTTAAAAATGTGGAAATATTAACTTCCGTGAGAAGAAAAAGAAAGCCGACACCTTCGGATCATGTTCCAATAATTGTTGAATTGTGA
- a CDS encoding DedA family protein translates to MFNEIVQFLVDFCNSIGYVGVYIYMVLVGTFIPVPSELVLLPAGYLAAIGEKNLLLLWIAGSLGSLTGALINYFLAKYLVNKLLKDKPIIEKVNKFWARHGKISAFLAPLTPGLGQYISIPAGLSHMPLRWFIPLTYAANLIWVGFMLMIGYIFGAGESAHKEVVYGSLVLFGGVIVIASVYVFFDLKKQKTTD, encoded by the coding sequence ATGTTTAATGAAATAGTTCAGTTTTTAGTTGATTTTTGTAATTCAATAGGATATGTCGGTGTTTATATTTACATGGTTTTAGTAGGAACATTTATTCCCGTTCCGAGTGAACTTGTATTATTACCTGCCGGATATTTGGCTGCAATTGGTGAAAAAAACCTTTTATTACTTTGGATTGCAGGTTCTTTAGGCTCACTTACCGGAGCTTTGATAAATTATTTCCTTGCGAAATATTTAGTTAATAAACTTTTAAAAGATAAACCGATAATCGAAAAAGTAAATAAATTCTGGGCAAGACACGGTAAAATTTCCGCATTTCTTGCTCCGTTGACACCCGGTCTTGGTCAGTATATTTCAATTCCGGCCGGTCTTTCTCATATGCCTCTTAGGTGGTTTATACCTTTAACATACGCAGCAAATTTGATCTGGGTAGGTTTTATGTTAATGATAGGTTATATATTCGGAGCAGGTGAAAGTGCTCATAAAGAAGTAGTATATGGTAGTTTGGTTTTATTTGGCGGTGTTATTGTTATCGCAAGTGTTTATGTGTTTTTTGACTTAAAAAAACAAAAAACTACTGACTGA
- a CDS encoding GGDEF domain-containing protein: MLIKLRKKGIAVSSPILVLLLLILGITLFNGYLLTKSLKTSIYKDAFLVNKLGQIRGSVQRYAKLKLQHISADFVKAQIENDFNIIDELAKNGYFPKEKESQFKYLYNKVRHSWNELKNENDCDAILILSEKCWEEADKLTSYTARVSEYKNNLLLKKVSYITLITAILILFIIFFVYFMIKKGLEKEKIIDPLTKLYNRRHFIENFNYFIDLYERYKRPFSIIFLDIDNFKKINDTYGHQKGDEILINLSKHIMQMLRNTDLAFRYGGEEIVIILPETELYEAFQIAERLRQSIKEKIQIKSKPVTVSMGVGTYKGEGMFSFIERVDEAVYRAKRAGKDKVIISQ, translated from the coding sequence ATGTTAATAAAATTAAGAAAAAAAGGAATAGCAGTATCGTCACCTATTTTGGTACTGCTATTGCTTATTTTAGGTATTACCCTTTTTAACGGATACTTATTAACAAAATCATTAAAAACTTCTATTTATAAAGATGCTTTTTTAGTAAATAAATTAGGACAAATCAGAGGGTCTGTTCAAAGATATGCTAAATTAAAACTTCAGCATATTTCCGCAGATTTTGTGAAAGCGCAAATTGAAAACGATTTTAATATTATCGATGAATTAGCCAAAAACGGCTATTTTCCAAAAGAAAAAGAATCTCAATTTAAATATTTATATAATAAGGTCAGACATTCTTGGAATGAACTTAAAAATGAAAATGACTGCGACGCAATTTTAATATTAAGCGAAAAATGCTGGGAAGAAGCGGATAAACTTACAAGTTATACCGCCAGAGTTTCCGAATACAAAAACAATCTTTTATTAAAAAAAGTTTCATACATTACTTTAATAACTGCAATACTTATTCTTTTTATAATCTTTTTTGTCTATTTTATGATCAAAAAAGGTTTAGAAAAAGAAAAAATAATAGACCCTTTAACCAAACTATACAACAGGCGCCATTTTATAGAAAATTTCAATTATTTCATAGACTTATATGAAAGATACAAAAGACCTTTTTCTATAATTTTTTTAGACATAGACAACTTCAAAAAAATTAATGATACTTACGGACACCAAAAAGGTGATGAAATTTTAATAAACCTCTCTAAACATATTATGCAGATGCTGAGAAATACAGACTTGGCATTCAGATATGGTGGAGAAGAAATAGTTATTATTTTACCGGAAACAGAACTTTATGAAGCGTTTCAAATTGCAGAAAGACTTAGACAGAGCATTAAAGAAAAAATTCAAATAAAATCTAAACCGGTTACAGTAAGTATGGGTGTGGGCACATATAAAGGCGAAGGAATGTTTTCATTTATTGAAAGAGTTGACGAAGCCGTTTATAGAGCAAAAAGAGCAGGAAAAGATAAAGTTATAATCAGTCAGTAG
- a CDS encoding Dabb family protein, with protein MIKHVVLFKTKENAPLEIFKEKIENLKNDIPEIINIQVGIDIKFDPNSSDFCVITDVKNINDLEIYAKHPKHLEVISYIKPYIIERKVVDFKV; from the coding sequence ATGATCAAACACGTAGTACTGTTTAAAACAAAAGAGAACGCTCCTTTGGAGATTTTTAAAGAAAAAATAGAAAATTTAAAAAATGATATTCCCGAAATTATAAACATACAAGTAGGTATTGATATTAAGTTTGACCCTAATTCTTCCGATTTCTGTGTAATAACGGATGTAAAAAACATAAATGATTTAGAAATTTATGCAAAACATCCAAAACATTTAGAGGTTATCTCTTATATCAAACCATATATTATAGAAAGGAAAGTGGTAGACTTTAAGGTATAA
- a CDS encoding pyridoxal phosphate-dependent aminotransferase: MFSKRIEKLSPSLTIAISQKARELKAAGRDILAFSAGEPDFDTPKIIKEEAIKAINEGFTKYTSVAGIPEVLEAIRIKLKRDNNLDYSHDEIIVSNGAKQSLYNIMACLIEEGDEVIIPAPYWVTYPELVKYHDGIPVAINTTEETNFKITPEMLKKAINPNTKMLILTSPSNPTGAVYSKEELSALAEVLKGTDIWVVSDEMYEKLIYEGEFCATASINNDMLQRTITVNGLSKSHAMTGWRFGYLASKNKDLIKAMIKLQSQMTSNINSITQKAAIPALLGKADADVEMMKAEFKKRRDYVYEAFNNIPGLSAAKPQGAFYIYVNHKEVMEESMAFALTLLEDKGVAVVPGIGFGSEGYFRFSFATDLETIKNGIKRIEEFVKGLK, encoded by the coding sequence ATGTTTAGTAAAAGAATCGAAAAATTATCCCCTTCTCTTACAATAGCTATCTCTCAAAAAGCAAGAGAATTAAAAGCTGCAGGAAGAGACATATTGGCTTTCAGTGCGGGAGAGCCTGATTTTGATACACCTAAAATTATAAAAGAAGAAGCTATCAAAGCGATAAACGAAGGATTTACTAAATATACTTCCGTTGCAGGTATTCCTGAAGTATTGGAAGCAATCAGAATAAAACTAAAAAGAGACAACAACTTAGACTATTCTCATGATGAAATTATCGTAAGTAACGGAGCTAAACAATCTTTATATAATATTATGGCATGTCTAATCGAAGAAGGTGACGAAGTTATCATACCTGCACCTTATTGGGTAACATATCCTGAGCTTGTAAAATATCACGACGGTATTCCGGTTGCAATTAACACAACGGAAGAAACTAATTTCAAAATTACCCCGGAAATGCTTAAAAAAGCTATAAATCCTAATACGAAAATGTTAATTTTAACAAGCCCGAGCAATCCTACCGGTGCAGTTTATTCGAAAGAAGAATTAAGCGCTCTGGCTGAAGTACTTAAAGGTACCGACATTTGGGTTGTAAGTGATGAAATGTACGAAAAACTCATTTATGAAGGTGAGTTTTGCGCTACGGCAAGTATCAATAATGATATGCTTCAAAGAACAATTACAGTAAACGGACTGAGTAAATCTCATGCAATGACAGGTTGGAGATTCGGATATCTTGCAAGTAAAAACAAAGATTTAATAAAAGCTATGATAAAACTCCAATCTCAAATGACATCAAATATAAACTCAATTACTCAAAAAGCAGCAATCCCGGCTCTTTTAGGAAAAGCTGACGCTGATGTGGAAATGATGAAAGCCGAATTTAAAAAAAGAAGAGATTATGTTTATGAAGCTTTCAATAATATTCCGGGATTAAGTGCAGCGAAACCTCAAGGCGCTTTTTATATTTATGTAAACCACAAAGAAGTTATGGAAGAATCAATGGCATTTGCGCTTACATTATTGGAAGACAAAGGTGTAGCAGTTGTGCCGGGCATCGGATTTGGAAGTGAAGGATATTTTAGATTTTCATTCGCTACAGACCTTGAAACGATCAAAAACGGGATAAAAAGAATAGAAGAGTTCGTAAAAGGTCTTAAATGA